A genomic segment from Pollutimonas thiosulfatoxidans encodes:
- a CDS encoding M48 family metallopeptidase, with the protein MDLTEQLDLFPDNPAPASRQAPPPVALLHPVSEATPTPRPPSLPANARWREVQAPQQVIGYVLQRSRRKSIGLMVNDDGLQVTAPTWVTLGHIDSAVIEKAAWILRKLRARQERQTHLATADTLWQHGGSVPYLGKRISLLLDGAQQTAVFEGQPYAPQDGDALRLALPADADRHRVRDTVHTWLQQQAQAWFEQRLHYFLEQNDLRIRRWRLSSAATRWGSCSSDGNIMLNWRLIHFEHDIIDYVVAHEVAHLRQMNHSKEFWRELERILPGFERARDALRKHDPGSLPLI; encoded by the coding sequence ATGGACCTGACTGAACAATTGGATCTGTTTCCGGACAACCCGGCGCCGGCGAGCCGCCAGGCGCCCCCGCCCGTAGCTTTATTGCACCCCGTCTCTGAAGCAACGCCCACGCCGCGCCCACCGAGCTTGCCGGCCAATGCACGCTGGCGGGAGGTGCAGGCTCCGCAGCAGGTCATCGGCTACGTCTTGCAGCGCTCGCGCAGGAAAAGCATAGGCCTGATGGTCAACGACGACGGCTTGCAAGTCACCGCCCCGACCTGGGTGACGCTAGGCCACATAGACTCCGCCGTCATCGAGAAAGCGGCGTGGATTTTGCGCAAGCTGCGGGCACGTCAGGAGCGCCAAACGCATCTGGCCACGGCTGACACCTTATGGCAGCATGGCGGCAGCGTGCCGTATCTGGGAAAGCGCATCTCATTGCTGCTGGATGGCGCACAGCAAACAGCCGTGTTCGAGGGGCAGCCGTACGCGCCGCAAGACGGCGACGCCTTGCGCCTGGCCTTGCCGGCCGACGCCGATCGGCACCGGGTTCGGGACACCGTACATACCTGGCTGCAACAGCAGGCACAAGCATGGTTCGAGCAGCGCCTGCACTACTTCCTCGAGCAGAATGACCTGCGCATCCGGCGCTGGCGACTCTCGTCAGCCGCCACCCGTTGGGGCTCGTGCAGTTCGGATGGAAACATTATGCTGAACTGGCGGCTGATACACTTTGAGCATGACATCATCGACTACGTCGTTGCGCACGAGGTCGCTCATTTGCGCCAGATGAATCACAGCAAGGAATTCTGGCGCGAGCTCGAGCGTATCTTGCCCGGCTTCGAACGCGCGCGCGATGCGCTGCGCAAGCACGATCCGGGCTCGCTGCCGCTGATCTGA
- the gloA gene encoding lactoylglutathione lyase codes for MRLLHTMLRVGDLDRSLAFYTDVLGMKLLRRKDYPDGKFTLAFVGYQDESEGAAIELTHNWDTSSYDLGNGYGHIALEVENAYDACARIKEKGGNVTREAGPMKHGQTVIAFVEDPDGYKIELIQRKDRQD; via the coding sequence ATGCGTTTACTCCACACCATGTTACGCGTGGGCGATCTGGATCGCTCGCTGGCCTTCTACACCGACGTGCTCGGCATGAAACTGCTGCGCCGGAAAGACTACCCCGACGGTAAGTTCACGCTGGCTTTCGTCGGCTATCAGGACGAAAGCGAAGGCGCGGCCATCGAGCTGACCCATAACTGGGACACCTCTTCCTATGACCTGGGCAACGGCTATGGCCATATCGCGCTGGAAGTCGAAAACGCCTACGACGCCTGTGCCCGCATCAAGGAAAAAGGCGGCAATGTCACGCGCGAGGCGGGCCCCATGAAGCATGGACAGACTGTCATTGCATTCGTGGAAGACCCGGACGGCTATAAGATCGAGCTGATACAGCGTAAGGACCGGCAAGACTAA
- a CDS encoding acyl-CoA dehydrogenase, translating into MNWRAWRRQWLTEPLYRMALDAMPRLSSTEQEAIEAGDVWWDAQLFSGKPDWNVLLDTPPVALTNAEQAFLDGPVAQLCRMLNDWQISWQDGDLSPEVWAFLKQEGFFGMIIPTEYGGLGFSAYAHSEVVRQISVRSATAAVTVMVPNSLGPGELLMQFGTQAQRDYWLPRLARGQEVPCFGLTSPEAGSDAASMVDTGVVCHREIDGVVTLGILLNWRKRYITLSPVATVLGLAFKLYDPDGLIGTEPEPGISVALVPTNLPGVQTGRRHLPSMQAFQNGPTEGKDVFVPLDALIGGVEQAGKGWQMLMSALAAGRGISLPSLSAAACTFTAHTSGAYARVRTQFGIPIGKFEGVQEKLGRLAANAYVVEAARRYTCAGLALGYKPAVVSAIMKLHATERMRQSVNDAMDIHAGKAVIDGPSNYLGNLYRAIPVAITVEGANILTRNLIVFGQGAIRAHPYLMQEVLALANPDQTAGEDAFDAVIWRHLAHSTRNMLRATGQAWTAGLFASVPRGAGAAAKYYRRLSRYAAGFALVSEVALLTLGGSLKRKEMLSARLGDILAELFLVSAVLKRWHDEGRHESDLPLVRWCALQGYATIEKRMDEVLLNFPSQALAVVLRALLLPPGTRAGMPPDKLTAACANILLEPSDTRDRLVGAVWEGHDSRSVEQLERAFGLVVHAQPLLDRIRNAGLKDWRLAHAKGAITDEQAKMLEAVEAAVAEVIEVDDFAPGEFARHPAQADGPV; encoded by the coding sequence ATGAACTGGAGAGCCTGGCGTCGTCAGTGGCTGACAGAGCCTTTATACCGGATGGCGCTGGACGCCATGCCGCGGCTATCGTCCACCGAGCAAGAGGCCATCGAGGCCGGTGACGTTTGGTGGGATGCCCAACTGTTCTCCGGCAAGCCCGATTGGAACGTCTTGCTGGACACGCCGCCCGTGGCCTTGACCAATGCCGAGCAGGCTTTCCTGGATGGCCCGGTGGCGCAACTGTGTCGCATGCTGAACGATTGGCAAATATCGTGGCAGGACGGCGATCTATCACCCGAGGTATGGGCATTCCTGAAGCAGGAAGGTTTCTTTGGCATGATCATCCCGACCGAGTACGGCGGGCTGGGGTTCTCCGCCTATGCCCATTCTGAAGTCGTACGCCAGATTTCGGTGCGTTCTGCGACGGCCGCCGTCACCGTCATGGTGCCCAACTCGTTGGGCCCCGGCGAGCTTCTGATGCAGTTTGGTACGCAGGCGCAGCGCGATTACTGGTTGCCTCGACTGGCCCGAGGGCAAGAAGTGCCCTGCTTTGGGCTTACCAGCCCCGAAGCGGGTTCTGATGCGGCGTCCATGGTAGACACCGGTGTGGTCTGCCATCGCGAGATCGATGGGGTAGTCACCCTGGGCATACTGCTTAATTGGCGCAAGCGCTACATCACGCTTAGTCCGGTCGCGACCGTGCTGGGCCTGGCGTTCAAACTATACGACCCGGACGGCCTGATAGGCACAGAGCCCGAACCCGGCATCTCGGTGGCCCTGGTGCCAACGAATTTACCTGGCGTGCAGACGGGTCGTCGGCACCTGCCATCCATGCAGGCATTCCAGAACGGCCCCACAGAGGGTAAAGACGTATTCGTACCGCTGGATGCGCTCATCGGCGGCGTCGAGCAGGCAGGCAAAGGCTGGCAGATGCTCATGAGCGCGCTTGCGGCCGGGCGCGGAATATCCCTGCCTTCGCTTTCCGCCGCCGCGTGCACCTTTACCGCGCATACTTCCGGCGCTTATGCGCGTGTGCGTACCCAGTTTGGCATTCCTATCGGCAAGTTCGAGGGAGTGCAGGAAAAACTGGGCCGACTGGCAGCCAATGCCTATGTGGTCGAGGCGGCACGACGCTATACCTGCGCGGGCCTGGCGCTGGGCTACAAACCCGCTGTGGTGTCGGCCATCATGAAGCTGCACGCCACCGAGCGCATGAGGCAGTCAGTCAATGATGCCATGGACATCCATGCCGGCAAGGCCGTCATCGACGGACCCTCCAACTACCTGGGCAATCTGTATCGCGCAATCCCGGTCGCCATTACCGTGGAAGGCGCCAATATCCTGACGCGCAACCTGATTGTGTTCGGCCAGGGGGCGATCCGCGCCCATCCTTATCTCATGCAGGAAGTCCTCGCGCTGGCGAATCCCGACCAGACAGCAGGCGAAGATGCCTTCGATGCGGTCATCTGGCGGCATCTGGCCCACAGCACCCGGAATATGCTGCGTGCCACGGGCCAGGCCTGGACAGCCGGGCTGTTCGCCTCCGTGCCGCGCGGGGCGGGTGCTGCCGCCAAGTACTACCGGCGGCTGTCACGTTATGCTGCCGGCTTTGCCTTGGTTTCCGAAGTTGCCCTGTTGACCCTGGGTGGATCACTGAAGCGCAAAGAGATGCTGTCGGCCCGACTGGGCGACATCCTGGCCGAATTATTCCTGGTGTCTGCAGTGCTCAAACGCTGGCATGACGAGGGACGTCATGAGTCCGACCTGCCCCTGGTGCGATGGTGTGCCCTGCAAGGCTATGCCACGATCGAAAAGCGCATGGACGAAGTCTTGCTGAATTTCCCGTCGCAGGCGCTTGCCGTGGTGCTGCGGGCGCTGCTGTTGCCCCCGGGTACGCGAGCAGGCATGCCGCCAGACAAGCTCACCGCGGCATGCGCCAACATACTGCTAGAACCCTCCGATACCCGCGATCGCCTGGTGGGCGCGGTATGGGAAGGCCATGATAGCCGCAGCGTCGAGCAACTGGAGCGCGCCTTTGGCCTGGTGGTTCATGCCCAGCCGCTGCTCGATCGTATCCGCAACGCGGGCTTGAAGGACTGGCGATTGGCGCATGCCAAGGGCGCCATCACCGACGAGCAGGCAAAGATGCTGGAAGCCGTCGAGGCTGCGGTGGCCGAAGTCATCGAGGTGGACGATTTTGCGCCGGGCGAATTTGCACGCCACCCGGCACAGGCGGACGGCCCGGTTTAG
- a CDS encoding nucleoside recognition domain-containing protein, which translates to MLNTLWFAFFAVAAVSGLYQWVVLQDAEVFARIVLSLFDMAELSVQLMILLFGTLTLWLGFLRIAETAGLIDRLSRLLTPLLCRLMPEVPPGHPALGLITLNFAANGLGLDNAATPIGLRAMRELQTLNPDPKSASNAQILFLVLNASSLTLLPVTIFMYRAQQGAADPALIFLPILLATSASSFVGLLAVAFMQRIKLHDPVVLAWLGGLVLILGSFMGLLATMSSATLAATSSVMGNLTLFGIIMCFLAVGVYKKLPVYECFIEGAREGFDISKNLLPYLVAMLCAIGVLRASGALDVALEGLRWAISGVGMDTRFVDALPTALVKPFSGSAARAMLIETMQHFGVDSFPALAAATVQGSTETTFYVLAVYFGAVGIQRARHAVGCALLADLAGVIAAIGVCYWFFG; encoded by the coding sequence ATGCTCAATACACTTTGGTTTGCTTTCTTTGCCGTGGCCGCAGTTTCCGGCCTGTACCAGTGGGTGGTACTGCAGGACGCAGAGGTCTTTGCGCGCATCGTCCTCAGCTTGTTCGACATGGCGGAACTGTCGGTCCAACTGATGATATTGCTGTTCGGCACCTTGACGCTGTGGCTGGGATTTTTGCGCATTGCCGAGACTGCCGGACTGATCGATCGCCTCAGCCGCCTGCTGACGCCGCTGCTTTGCAGGCTGATGCCCGAAGTACCGCCAGGCCACCCTGCCCTGGGCCTGATCACACTGAACTTCGCGGCCAACGGACTGGGCCTGGATAACGCCGCCACCCCAATAGGCCTGCGCGCCATGCGCGAGTTGCAAACCCTGAACCCTGATCCCAAATCCGCGAGCAACGCCCAGATCCTCTTTCTTGTCCTGAACGCGTCCTCACTGACACTGCTGCCTGTCACGATATTCATGTACCGCGCCCAGCAAGGCGCCGCCGATCCGGCCCTTATCTTTCTGCCTATCCTGCTGGCAACCAGCGCCTCGTCTTTCGTCGGCCTGCTGGCGGTGGCCTTCATGCAAAGAATCAAGCTGCACGATCCGGTCGTCCTGGCCTGGCTGGGCGGCCTCGTCCTGATCCTGGGCAGCTTCATGGGCTTGCTGGCCACGATGAGCAGCGCGACCCTGGCCGCCACCTCTTCCGTGATGGGCAACCTGACACTCTTTGGCATCATCATGTGCTTTCTTGCCGTAGGGGTGTACAAGAAGCTGCCCGTTTACGAGTGCTTTATCGAGGGCGCGCGCGAGGGCTTCGACATTTCGAAGAACCTCTTGCCCTATCTGGTCGCCATGCTCTGTGCCATCGGCGTATTGCGCGCCTCGGGTGCTCTGGATGTGGCCCTGGAGGGACTGCGCTGGGCCATAAGTGGCGTAGGCATGGATACCCGCTTTGTCGACGCGCTACCCACCGCGCTGGTCAAGCCGTTTTCTGGCAGTGCCGCCCGCGCCATGCTGATCGAAACCATGCAGCATTTCGGTGTCGACAGCTTTCCTGCGCTGGCAGCGGCGACGGTACAAGGCAGCACAGAAACCACCTTCTATGTGTTGGCGGTGTACTTCGGGGCTGTGGGCATCCAGCGGGCCCGCCACGCGGTGGGCTGCGCGCTGCTTGCCGACCTGGCCGGCGTCATTGCCGCCATCGGCGTGTGCTACTGGTTCTTCGGGTAG
- the rsmA gene encoding 16S rRNA (adenine(1518)-N(6)/adenine(1519)-N(6))-dimethyltransferase RsmA, whose protein sequence is MAHQARKRFGQHFLVDEGVIEAIVRGIAPRPDDAMIEIGPGLSALTAPLMRALDHLTVVEIDRDLAAGLRRRYPEDRLTVLQADALTVDFAALGQNLRIVGNLPYNISSPLLFHLIGCAEQVQDQHFMLQREVIDRMVAAPSSGDYGRLSVMLQSRYRMDKLFDVSPEAFDPPPRVVSAVVRMVPLPDSRLKPKSHKAFEQLVARAFAQRRKMLRRGLADWSALIDWDGLGIAPTARAEALSVAQFIALSDHLLAAGVLSA, encoded by the coding sequence ATGGCCCATCAGGCCCGTAAACGCTTTGGACAGCACTTCCTGGTCGATGAAGGAGTCATCGAGGCCATTGTGCGCGGTATCGCGCCACGGCCTGATGACGCCATGATCGAGATCGGTCCGGGTCTGTCGGCATTGACGGCACCGTTGATGCGGGCGCTCGATCATCTGACTGTGGTCGAGATCGACCGCGACCTGGCCGCCGGCCTGCGCCGGCGTTACCCGGAAGACCGACTGACCGTATTGCAGGCAGACGCCCTGACGGTGGACTTTGCCGCCCTGGGCCAGAACCTGCGCATCGTCGGCAATCTGCCCTACAACATATCCAGCCCGCTATTGTTTCACCTGATCGGCTGTGCCGAACAGGTGCAGGACCAGCACTTCATGCTGCAGCGCGAAGTCATAGACCGCATGGTGGCGGCGCCGTCGTCGGGCGATTACGGCCGCTTGTCCGTCATGCTGCAGTCGCGGTACCGGATGGACAAGCTGTTCGATGTATCACCCGAGGCCTTCGACCCGCCGCCGCGTGTGGTCTCGGCCGTAGTGCGTATGGTGCCCTTGCCTGATAGTCGCTTGAAGCCGAAAAGCCACAAGGCCTTCGAGCAGCTGGTCGCGCGCGCGTTTGCGCAGCGGCGCAAGATGTTGCGCCGGGGTCTTGCCGACTGGTCGGCATTGATTGATTGGGATGGTCTGGGCATTGCGCCCACAGCCCGGGCGGAAGCCTTAAGCGTGGCGCAGTTCATCGCCTTGAGCGACCACCTGCTGGCTGCAGGCGTGCTGTCGGCATAG
- a CDS encoding peptidylprolyl isomerase, translating into MMRSLHAKRWLVLALMGVAGILSVGAALAATPATPAPAPASQQFVDGIAAVVNKQVITLQQVNTQAQEAQEQLRRQNIPLPDYSVLQKQVLQRMITEELQRQEAERLGIRVSDAQLQQAVLTIAQRNRLNVDQLRQEIEKSGVNWDTYLSNVRQEVRMDMLRQRTVDSTINISDAEIDSFLKSQGRQMNAAPAVAPPAAPVPAQQSGPQVLGLAQILVTVPEGSTAATVQELRQKAEGLLARVRGGADFAGVAASSSDGPRALEGGELGVRPVEGWPDLFVNATRDLQAGEISDIVQSGNGFHILKVLTRGQPAQGQPAANRPLDIRQQAPAQAQGPMMVTQTHARHILVKTTQVMSDDKARTRLEQLRQRLVNGESFEDLAKRYSEDVSAPQGGDLGWLTPGETVPAFEQAMNALQPSQISEPIKSQFGWHLIQVLERRTKNMEEEFKRMQARQMLFERRVEPAYEDWLSQLRGGAYIDNRLDPQSNRNQR; encoded by the coding sequence ATAATGCGTAGTCTGCATGCTAAGCGCTGGCTTGTGCTCGCTCTGATGGGCGTCGCCGGCATCTTGTCAGTCGGCGCAGCACTGGCCGCGACGCCGGCCACCCCGGCCCCGGCGCCTGCGTCGCAGCAATTTGTCGACGGCATCGCCGCTGTCGTCAACAAGCAGGTCATTACCCTGCAGCAGGTCAATACTCAGGCGCAAGAAGCGCAGGAGCAGTTGCGCCGCCAGAACATACCACTGCCCGACTACAGTGTGCTGCAAAAGCAGGTGCTGCAACGGATGATCACCGAAGAGCTTCAGCGCCAGGAGGCCGAGCGACTGGGCATCAGGGTGTCGGACGCCCAACTGCAGCAGGCGGTGTTGACCATTGCCCAGCGCAATCGCCTCAATGTCGATCAATTGCGCCAGGAAATCGAAAAGTCCGGCGTCAACTGGGATACCTATCTGAGCAATGTGCGTCAGGAAGTGCGCATGGATATGTTGCGCCAGCGCACTGTGGACAGCACCATCAATATTTCCGATGCCGAGATCGATTCATTCCTGAAAAGCCAGGGCCGGCAGATGAATGCGGCGCCGGCTGTCGCACCCCCGGCAGCTCCTGTGCCGGCGCAGCAGAGTGGTCCGCAGGTACTTGGGCTGGCCCAGATACTCGTTACGGTACCCGAAGGCTCGACTGCTGCTACGGTGCAGGAACTGCGTCAAAAGGCCGAGGGCCTGCTGGCGCGCGTACGGGGCGGGGCTGACTTCGCCGGCGTTGCGGCTTCCTCGTCCGACGGGCCCCGCGCTCTTGAGGGCGGCGAACTCGGCGTACGTCCGGTCGAAGGCTGGCCCGACTTGTTCGTCAATGCCACGCGCGATCTGCAGGCAGGCGAGATCAGCGATATTGTCCAAAGCGGCAACGGTTTTCATATCCTGAAGGTGCTCACCCGTGGTCAGCCGGCGCAAGGCCAGCCTGCAGCCAACCGGCCGCTGGACATCCGCCAGCAAGCTCCTGCGCAAGCACAAGGCCCCATGATGGTGACCCAGACCCATGCACGGCACATACTCGTCAAGACCACGCAAGTGATGTCCGACGACAAAGCGCGGACCCGTCTCGAGCAGTTGCGCCAGCGACTGGTCAACGGCGAAAGCTTCGAGGACTTGGCCAAGCGATATTCCGAAGACGTCTCGGCGCCACAGGGCGGAGACCTGGGCTGGCTGACGCCCGGAGAGACCGTACCGGCCTTCGAGCAAGCCATGAACGCCCTGCAGCCCAGCCAGATCAGCGAGCCGATCAAGTCGCAGTTTGGATGGCATCTGATCCAGGTGCTCGAGCGCCGTACCAAGAACATGGAAGAAGAGTTCAAGCGCATGCAGGCGCGCCAAATGCTGTTCGAGCGACGCGTCGAGCCGGCCTATGAAGACTGGCTGAGCCAGTTGCGCGGCGGGGCCTATATCGACAATCGCCTGGATCCGCAATCGAACCGTAATCAACGCTGA
- a CDS encoding LPS-assembly protein LptD yields the protein MRSVWWAVLFAVGGASAVQAQQPDAPARARAPVAELRVAPNLQIHRNVNEDDMSAFLVADKMETDENDKIILTGSAQVRRIDSIVKGDHIDYERSTGQVHVRGNGLILRDASVIKGPKLTYNVDSETGQISDPNFWLGATGGAGTATQADIYSRDHMRLSDVTYSGCPCPDPSWYIESPQVDLHFDDNEGIARHGVLYFKDVPILYSPWLSFPIKKERKSGFLLPTYGTSSSGGFELTLPYYFNIAPNYDATITPRYMAKRGMQLGAEFRYLGEGYSGQVYGTYLTNDQVADRKRWYYAFQHAHSLGGGVNASFDIRRVSDDDYFRDFSSFGLNEASYTYLPSSAGLTWSGAKYFSTSLYAYSYQTLQDRTSSYLLPQYDKLPELYVRGARYNWGGFDVQSDNYATRFVMPKFKYNTHDYPGPVGLEPYQSYDGTRFSSYTSVAYPIVRAGWYVTPKVGVHMSQYNMDWHGFSQPFVAATGPQSKTQSRVLPIMSLDTGMTFERDASLFGNDSIQTLEPRLYYLRVPYRDQSELPIFDTYYADFNFAQAFDENVFSGGWDRIADADQLTVGLTTRWLDAGSGFERLSLSAAQRIYFRDQLVTLYPGDKGRTDTKSDYLVGAAAALTDTLSVRFGAQFNPESRDRNRMTAGFRWVPKRLATISASYRYKRDPVQITDPFVVYGPGYIDNSQEQVSVASQWPLTNKIYALGRYDYSLQEKRGTQSILGLEYRGDCCWTARVVMQRYAVSREKANTAMFFQLELSGLGSLGTDPMRLLRERISGYETITPPVPEKTTFERYE from the coding sequence GTGCGTTCGGTTTGGTGGGCAGTACTTTTCGCTGTGGGCGGTGCATCGGCAGTGCAGGCGCAGCAGCCTGACGCGCCGGCCCGGGCACGCGCGCCTGTCGCCGAACTTCGCGTGGCGCCGAATCTGCAAATACATCGCAACGTCAACGAAGACGATATGTCGGCTTTTTTGGTGGCCGACAAGATGGAAACCGACGAGAACGACAAAATCATCCTGACTGGCTCGGCCCAGGTGCGCCGTATCGATTCCATCGTCAAGGGCGATCATATCGACTACGAGCGTTCGACCGGTCAGGTTCACGTACGCGGCAACGGGCTCATTCTGCGCGACGCCAGCGTCATCAAGGGGCCCAAGCTTACTTATAACGTCGACAGTGAAACCGGTCAGATCAGTGACCCGAATTTCTGGCTGGGCGCCACAGGCGGTGCGGGCACCGCTACGCAGGCCGATATCTACAGCCGCGACCACATGCGCTTAAGCGACGTGACTTATTCGGGCTGCCCTTGCCCCGATCCATCGTGGTATATCGAATCGCCGCAGGTGGATCTGCATTTCGACGACAACGAGGGGATTGCTCGGCACGGCGTGCTGTATTTCAAGGACGTGCCCATTCTGTATTCACCCTGGCTAAGCTTCCCGATCAAGAAAGAGCGCAAGTCAGGCTTCTTGCTACCCACTTACGGAACATCAAGCTCGGGCGGCTTCGAGCTGACCTTGCCCTACTACTTCAATATCGCGCCCAATTACGACGCGACCATCACGCCGCGCTATATGGCCAAGCGCGGCATGCAGTTGGGCGCAGAGTTCCGTTATCTGGGCGAAGGCTATTCGGGCCAGGTGTATGGCACCTACCTGACCAATGATCAGGTGGCAGATCGCAAGCGCTGGTACTACGCCTTCCAGCATGCGCACAGCCTGGGGGGCGGGGTGAATGCCTCCTTCGATATTCGGCGCGTATCCGACGACGACTATTTTCGGGATTTCTCTTCATTCGGCCTGAACGAAGCCAGCTACACCTACTTGCCCAGCAGCGCCGGCCTGACCTGGAGCGGTGCCAAGTATTTCAGCACGTCGTTGTATGCATACTCGTACCAAACCCTGCAAGATCGCACGTCGTCGTATCTGCTGCCGCAGTACGACAAGTTGCCAGAGCTTTACGTTCGGGGTGCACGTTACAACTGGGGCGGCTTCGATGTGCAGTCGGACAACTACGCAACACGCTTCGTGATGCCCAAGTTCAAGTACAACACGCACGACTATCCTGGTCCGGTTGGTCTTGAGCCATACCAATCGTATGACGGGACCCGGTTCAGCTCGTATACCTCGGTAGCCTATCCCATTGTCAGGGCCGGATGGTATGTCACACCCAAGGTCGGCGTGCACATGAGCCAGTACAACATGGACTGGCATGGTTTTTCGCAGCCTTTCGTTGCCGCAACCGGGCCGCAATCGAAGACACAGTCGCGCGTGCTGCCGATTATGTCCCTGGATACCGGCATGACTTTTGAGCGCGACGCCAGCCTGTTCGGCAACGACAGCATCCAGACGCTGGAGCCACGTCTTTATTATTTGCGTGTTCCCTATCGCGATCAGTCCGAGCTGCCGATATTCGACACGTATTATGCAGACTTCAACTTTGCGCAAGCTTTCGACGAGAACGTCTTCAGCGGCGGATGGGACCGCATTGCCGATGCGGATCAGCTTACTGTGGGCCTGACCACCCGCTGGCTGGACGCCGGTTCGGGGTTCGAGCGTCTGTCGCTGTCAGCCGCCCAGCGCATTTATTTTCGAGACCAACTCGTCACCTTGTATCCCGGCGACAAAGGGCGTACCGACACGAAGTCTGACTACCTGGTCGGCGCCGCGGCGGCCCTTACCGATACCTTGAGCGTACGATTTGGCGCGCAGTTCAATCCCGAGTCCAGGGACAGAAACCGCATGACGGCCGGATTCCGATGGGTGCCCAAGCGGCTGGCCACGATATCGGCGTCATATCGCTACAAGCGCGACCCGGTTCAAATCACCGACCCCTTCGTCGTATATGGCCCCGGCTATATCGACAACAGCCAAGAGCAAGTCTCTGTAGCCAGTCAATGGCCGTTGACGAATAAAATATATGCGCTGGGGCGCTACGATTACTCCCTGCAGGAAAAACGCGGAACGCAGTCCATTTTGGGGCTGGAGTACCGTGGCGACTGCTGCTGGACGGCTCGGGTAGTCATGCAGCGCTACGCGGTTTCTCGCGAAAAGGCCAACACTGCCATGTTCTTCCAGTTAGAGCTTTCCGGCCTCGGTTCGCTGGGCACCGACCCCATGCGCTTGTTGCGTGAGCGGATTTCCGGTTACGAAACCATCACTCCACCAGTACCCGAAAAAACCACCTTCGAGAGGTATGAATAA
- a CDS encoding aminoglycoside phosphotransferase family protein, with the protein MEPTLNSSDNRLVLLRKWLQGIASQHQLALDTLQPASADASFRRYFRVQAGTTTLIVMDAPPDREDCGPFLHVSKLLQQAGLRVPAIHAENRQDGFLLLSDLGEQTYFQAITAGLSDLRLQRLYREALGALVRLQHASCNDLPQYDAARLHAELEVFPVWYVDRHCGVQLTDADRAVMQDAFALLVDDNVKQPTVLVHRDFHSPNLMVGSDDADPGIIDYQDALCGPIAYDIASLVMDARTTWEEPQQLDWAIRYWEAAKATGLPVPEDFASFHRAYEWMGLQRNLRILGVFARLSHRDGKHHYLDHLPRVSAYVRQVASRYVAFGKLLRLIDKIENRQIITGYTF; encoded by the coding sequence ATGGAACCGACTTTGAACTCCAGCGATAACCGACTCGTCCTGCTGCGCAAGTGGCTGCAGGGCATTGCCAGCCAGCATCAACTTGCACTTGATACGCTGCAGCCCGCTTCCGCCGACGCGAGCTTCCGCCGCTATTTTCGCGTCCAGGCCGGCACCACTACCCTGATCGTCATGGACGCCCCGCCCGACCGCGAAGATTGCGGGCCATTCTTGCATGTAAGCAAGCTTCTGCAGCAGGCGGGCCTGCGGGTTCCGGCCATCCACGCCGAGAACCGTCAGGATGGCTTCCTGCTGCTTTCCGACCTGGGCGAGCAGACCTATTTTCAAGCCATCACGGCGGGGCTTTCCGACCTGCGTTTGCAAAGGCTCTACCGGGAAGCCCTGGGTGCCCTGGTGCGTTTGCAGCATGCTTCCTGCAACGATCTGCCGCAGTACGATGCCGCCCGGCTGCATGCAGAGCTCGAGGTCTTCCCCGTATGGTATGTGGACCGCCACTGCGGCGTCCAACTTACCGATGCCGATCGCGCTGTCATGCAGGACGCCTTTGCCTTGCTGGTGGACGACAATGTCAAGCAGCCTACCGTGCTGGTGCACCGGGACTTTCATTCGCCCAACCTGATGGTGGGCTCGGACGACGCGGACCCCGGCATCATCGATTACCAGGACGCCCTGTGTGGGCCCATCGCTTACGACATAGCGTCGCTGGTCATGGACGCGCGCACCACCTGGGAAGAACCGCAGCAACTGGACTGGGCCATACGCTACTGGGAGGCCGCCAAGGCAACCGGCCTGCCGGTACCGGAGGACTTCGCAAGCTTCCACCGCGCCTACGAATGGATGGGCTTGCAGCGCAACCTGCGTATCTTGGGCGTGTTTGCCCGGCTTTCCCATCGCGATGGCAAACACCATTACCTGGATCATCTGCCACGGGTCAGCGCCTATGTCAGGCAGGTTGCCAGCCGCTACGTCGCTTTTGGCAAGCTGCTACGCCTGATCGACAAGATCGAGAATCGACAAATCATCACAGGCTATACCTTCTGA